A genomic region of Camelus ferus isolate YT-003-E chromosome 35, BCGSAC_Cfer_1.0, whole genome shotgun sequence contains the following coding sequences:
- the BAMBI gene encoding BMP and activin membrane-bound inhibitor homolog isoform X2 → MDRHSSYIFIWLQLELCAMAVLLTKGEIRCYCDAAHCVATGYMCKSELSACFSRLLDPQNTNSPLTHGCLDFLASTADACQAKQARNHSGTTVPTLGCCHEDMCNYRGLQDVLAPPRGDASGQGNRYQPDGSRNLITKVQELTSSKELWFRAAVIAVPIAGGLILVLLIMLALRMLRSENRRLRDQRQQMLSRLHYSFHGHHSRKGQVAKLDLECMVPASGHENCCLSCDKMRQADLGHERILSLVHWGMYSGHGKLEFV, encoded by the exons ATGGATCGCCACTCCAGCTACATCTTCATCTGGCTGCAGCTCGAACTCTGCGCCATGGCCGTGCTGCTCACCAAAG GTGAAATCAGATGCTACTGTGATGCCGCCCACTGCGTGGCTACTGGTTATATGTGTAAATCTGAGCTGAGCGCCTGCTTCTCCAGACTCCTTGATCCTCAGAACACGAATTCCCCACTCACCCATGGCTGCCTGGACTTTCTCGCGAGCACAGCAGATGCCTGCCAAGCCAAACAGGCACGAAACCACTCCGGCACCACGGTACCCACGTTGGGGTGCTGTCACGAAGATATGTGCAATTACAGAGGGCTGCAGGATGTGCTTGCCCCTCCCAGGGGGGACGCCTCAG GCCAAGGGAACAGGTATCAGCCTGATGGCAGCCGGAACCTCATCACCAAAGTGCAGGAGCTGACCTCCTCCAAGGAGCTGTGGTTCCGGGCAGCGGTGATCGCCGTTCCCATCGCTGGGGGGCTGATCCTGGTGCTGCTGATCATGCTGGCGCTGAGGATGCTCCGGAGTGAGAACAGGAGGCTGCGGGACCAGCGGCAGCAGATGCTGTCCCGCCTGCACTATAGCTTCCACGGACACCACTCCAGGAAGGGGCAGGTGGCCAAGCTTGACCTGGAGTGCATGGTGCCTGCCAGTGGCCACGAGAACTGCTGTCTGAGCTGCGACAAGATGAGACAAGCCGACCTCGGCCACGAGAGGATTCTGTCCCTCGTGCACTGGGGCATGTACAGCGGGCATGGGAAGCTGGAGTTCGTATGA
- the BAMBI gene encoding BMP and activin membrane-bound inhibitor homolog isoform X1: MRGGGGGRLKAPQGSAAPLPASRLDALFGRTRPGGARLGSATGPRLPRRGGEGSEGGHAGPSRVSGDQKGSHALEDAGQRPSCEDHGGGSQRQRLARPAAPEGHGRTGLREGERGRRRAPARSPRRRRRSEPRGRARLTSVWARSPAAGLSDRSLAANRAAPALPGRDWGGAGAGRGQAGSPRGALFTARSQADLGRRRLEFAAGSFFALGVCAFEDWRAEGERSGAWSPPARPRRRAERRSRDCRVGRCSARPPAALHAPAAARSRAPGSTHALHAPGAVGCSCAAAPGASGATAAVGGRQWIATPATSSSGCSSNSAPWPCCSPKVKSDATVMPPTAWLLVICVNLS; this comes from the exons ATGCgcggaggggggggggggaggctgaAAGCACCCCAGGGCTCCGCCGCCCCGCTTCCTGCCTCCCGCCTGGACGCCCTCTTCGGGCGCACGCGACCCGGCGGGGCACGCCTGGGGTCCGCCACTGGTCCCAGGCTCCCGCGGCGCGGCGGGGAGGGGTCTGAAGGCGGCCACGCGGGTCCCTCACGAGTTTCAGGGGACCAGAAAGGAAGCCACGCGCTGGAGGACGCCGGCCAGAGGCCGAGTTGTGAGGATCACGGAGGCGGgagccagaggcagaggctggctcGACCCGCTGCTCCCGAAGGTCACGGACGCACAGGCCTCCGCGAGGGGGAGCGCGGGAGACGGCGGGCGCCGGCCCGCAGCCCCAGACGCCGGCGCCGATCGGAGCCGCGGGGCAGAGCCCGCCTCACCAGCGTCTGGGCCCGCTCCCCGGCGGCGGGGCTGAGTGACCGGAGCTTGGCGGCCAATCGAGCGGCGCCGGCGCTGCCGGGGCGGgactggggcggggccggggcggggcggggccaggcagGCTCCCCGCGCGGGGCGCTATTTACGGCGCGGAGCCAGGCAGACCTAGGCCGGCGCAGGCTGGAGTTCGCGGCGGGCAGTTTCTTTGCGCTCGGGGTTTGCGCCTTCGAGGACTGGCGGGCCGAGGGGGAGCGGAGCGGAGCCTGGAGCCCACCCGCCCGCCCGCGGCGCCGAGCGGAGCGGAGGAGCCGGGACTGCAGAGTCGGACGGTGCTCGGCGCGCCCACCAGCCGCACTCCATGCTCCGGCCGCGGCCCGGTCCCGCGCCCCGGGCAGCACCCATGCACTGCACGCGCCGGGAGCCGTAGGCTGCAGCTGCGCCGCGGCTCCGGGAGCCAGCGGGGCCACCGCGGCCGTGGGGGGGCGTCAATGGATCGCCACTCCAGCTACATCTTCATCTGGCTGCAGCTCGAACTCTGCGCCATGGCCGTGCTGCTCACCAAAG GTGAAATCAGATGCTACTGTGATGCCGCCCACTGCGTGGCTACTGGTTATATGTGTAAATCTGAGCTGA